The Pukyongia salina genome segment CTTCTTTAAAGTAGTAGTTAGTCCTCTTCGGAAACCCGAAAGGTGGGTTCCCCCTTCATGGGTGTTGATATTATTTACATAAGAGTGTAAGTTCTCGTTGAAGGAGGTGTTATACACCATCGCAACTTCCACGGGAATATCGTTTTTCTCACCTTCCATGGAGATCACATCTGCGATGAGCGGTTCACGGTTTCCATCCAGATAACGGATAAATTCCTTGAGTCCTTCTTCAGAGTGGAAAGTTTCATGAACAAACTCACCGTCATCATCCTTATTGCGTTTGTCGGTAAGGGTAATTGTAAGGCCTTTGTTCAGGAAGGACAATTCACGTAAACGATTGGATAAGGTATCGTAGTTATATTCCAGGCTTTGCTGAAAGATCTGTGGATCGGGCTTAAAGGTAACCAAAGTCCCACGGTAGTCTGTTTCACCAACCGATTTTACCGGATACAGGGTCTTCCCACGCTCATATTCCTGCTCCCATATCTTTCCATCGCGATACACTGTTGCCTTAAGGCTACCGGACAAGGCGTTAACCACAGAAACACCTACCCCGTGCAATCCTCCCGAAACCTTGTAAGAATCCTTGTCGAACTTCCCTCCGGCCCCTATCTTGGTCATTACCACTTCCAGAGCAGAAACTCCTTCTTTCTTATGCATATCCACCGGAATACCCCGGCCATTGTCTTTTACAGTAATTGAATTATCCTCATTAATCCAGACATCGATGGTATCACAATAACCGGCCATAGCCTCGTCGATGGAATTATCTACAACCTCATACACCAAATGATGCAAACCACGCACGCCTACATCCCCGATATACATAGAGGGGCGCATGCGTACATGCTCCATTCCTTCCAGTGCCTGAATGCTATCCGCACCATATACTTTTATCTCTTTCTCGTCCTTCATATGTTAGGTAATTTTTTCAGATTTTCGATAACAAACAAATATAACAAAACCCCTAATAAAATATAGGGTTTCGGCGTATTTAAGCTGTTAAGTTATTAACAAGTTTTTGTGAAAAAAATTGTCGTTTCAGCACTATATTTTCAGCCTGATTTTATACAGTTGGAAACAACGGCCTGATACCACCAAGTTAAGCCCGTTTTTTAAGTAAACTTTCACACAAATTTATATTTGAAGGGGAAAGTTTTAATGTAACTTTCACCATCTTAAAAACACTATTATGAAACAAAAATTCCTTTTTTTAATTGTATTGGCATTAAGTCTCACCATTTCAGACACTTTATATGCCCAAAAATTCTCCGATCTTGATAAGAGCCCAATGGATGTAGCCGCTTATCCTTCCAGTTACAGAGTATCGGACAAATTGATCAAAATTACCTATAGCCGCCCGCAACTCAAGGGCCGCGAAGTGGCTTCCCTGGCTAAACCGGGTAACGTTTGGCGTACCGGTGCAAACGAAGCTACAGAACTCACCCTGTATACAGATATGAAACTAGGGAACACAACAGTAAAGGCTGGCACTTACACTTTTTATACCATCCCTGGAGAGAATGAGTGGACTGCAATTATTAGCAGCGATCTTAATGTTTGGGGATCCTATTCATATAATGAGGCAAATGATGTCGCCAGAATTACTGTTCCGGCCACTAAGGCCAAAGAAAGCATAGAGGCTTTTGCCATTTCTTTCGAAGAGAGCGACAATGGGGTGGACATGCACCTGGGCTGGGGAACCACCCGTGTAAAGATCCCTTTTACGAAATAGTAGATTTCTTTAGATGAAACATCCTCTGGTAACTATCAGGGGATGTTTAAATATTTATGAGTTTGAAGGGAAACCTTCCATTTGGGATTAGCCATAACATAATCCACAATTAGCGGCATCACCGTATCCCGCTTGCTCCATTCGGGCTGAAGATAAAGCAGGCATTTTTCTGAAACTTTTAGAGCTTGCTCCTCGGCAAAGCGCAGATCATCCCTGTTGTATACAATCACTTTTAATTCGTTGGCCAGGGGATATATCTCATCCACCGGCAACTTGATCTTCTTTGGCGAAAGACAGATCCAATCCCATTTGCCTGTAAGTGGGTAAGCCCCTGAAGTCTCAATATGGACATCTAATCCTTTATCTTTCAAAAGCCTTGTTAACGGCCCCATATCCCAGGTAAGTGGCTCTCCGCCCGTCACGACGATGGTTTTGGAAAACTTTTCGGCATTATCGGCAATTTGACCAACTCCTGTTGGGGGATGAATCGCCGGGTTCCAACTCTCTTTTACATCACACCAGTGACATCCCACATCACATCCTCCTATTCTAATGAAATAAGCTGCTGTTCCCTTGTGATAACCTTCTCCCTGAATGGTGTAAAACTCTTCCATCAACGGGAGCATAAGGCCCTTTTCAACCTGGATTTGTATCTCTTCCTGCATAGGCCGCAAAGATAAGTGTTACAAATTAAGAATTACGCGATCAATATGCTTAAATAGGTTTTTGAACAGCGATAACTTCTATTTCAATTTTAG includes the following:
- a CDS encoding DUF2911 domain-containing protein produces the protein MKQKFLFLIVLALSLTISDTLYAQKFSDLDKSPMDVAAYPSSYRVSDKLIKITYSRPQLKGREVASLAKPGNVWRTGANEATELTLYTDMKLGNTTVKAGTYTFYTIPGENEWTAIISSDLNVWGSYSYNEANDVARITVPATKAKESIEAFAISFEESDNGVDMHLGWGTTRVKIPFTK
- a CDS encoding 7-carboxy-7-deazaguanine synthase QueE, with the translated sequence MQEEIQIQVEKGLMLPLMEEFYTIQGEGYHKGTAAYFIRIGGCDVGCHWCDVKESWNPAIHPPTGVGQIADNAEKFSKTIVVTGGEPLTWDMGPLTRLLKDKGLDVHIETSGAYPLTGKWDWICLSPKKIKLPVDEIYPLANELKVIVYNRDDLRFAEEQALKVSEKCLLYLQPEWSKRDTVMPLIVDYVMANPKWKVSLQTHKYLNIP